In Flavobacterium sp. 83, the genomic window CTGCCCGTGGTGGTATTCTTCGTTCTGGTTTGGGTTTTAGCCGTTGCGATATCGGAATTATTACCAATATTCAAGAAGACCATTTGGGATTAAGTGATATTCATACTTTAGATGACCTAGCCAGAGTAAAAGCAACGGTTGTCAAAAGCATTAAAAAAGATGGTTGGGCTGTTTTAAATGGAGACGATGAACATTGTGTAAAATTAGGCAAAGACCTGAATTGTAATGTAGCCTATTTCAGTTTGAGTGAAGACAGTGATTTCATTAAAAAACTATGTGCTGAAGGAAAAACGGTTGCTGTATATGAGAATGGATACATTACCATCAAAAAAGGAGAATGGAAAATCCGTATTGAACGCGCGACTCACGTTCCTCTAACGTTAGGAGGAAAAGCAAAATTCATGATTGCTAATGTCCTTGCGGCCACTTTAGCCAGTTATTTATGGGGCTTTAAAACTGAAGACATTAGTTTATCCTTACAAACATTCATTCCAAGTGCTGCACAAACTCCGGGTCGTATGAATATCTTTGAGTTCAAAAAATTCAAAGTATTGATTGATTTTGCACACAATGCATCGGGTTACAAAGGGGTGGAAGAATATTTACAAAGTGTCGATGCCACTAAGAAAATTGGAATTATTGCCGGTGTTGGTGATCGTCGTGATGAAGATATTAAAGAATGTGCATTTATAGCGGCGAGAATGTTCGACCACATTATCATTCGACAAGAAAAATACCTACGAGGAAGAACCGAAGAGGAAATCATTGATTTAATATTGGAAGGAATTAAAAATTCTGGTAAAACCGTTACCTATGAAATCATTCCAAAAGAAACCGAAGCAATAAAACACGCTATCAATTGCGCCGAAGAAGGAAGCTTCATCACTGCATTAAGTGATGTAGTTACTAATGCTATCGATATTGTACAAGAATATTTAGATAAAGAAAACGAACACGGAAGTGTGTAATTTTTTAAGTAACTAGGAGCTAATTCCTGCTGTCCATTATATCTTTCCTTGCCTAAAGAAGGCAAGAAAAGGATGCCATTCCCATCAGGGCTAAAAAACAAAAAAGCCAATCGGTATCGATTGGCTTTTTTGTTATATTAGGTCTTCTGTTTTTTCTTCTTAGCTGCAGGAAACAAAACATTATTCAATATCAATCGATAGCCCGGTGAATTGGGATGCAAATCCAAAACTGTTGGCGCATCGCCTACCTGATGCTGAAAATCTTCAGGATCATGACCACCATAAAAAGTGAACATACCTTTACCTTTTTCGCCATGAATGTACCGTGCTTCGCCATTCAGTTCACAAGTTCCCATTACCAAAATATTCGATTTTATAAGTGATGCATCAAAAGAAGTCGTCTGCCCCATGAAACCTTTCACCAACTGTGTATGATTTTGACACAACATACTCGGAATCGGATCCCATTTTGCCGAAAATTCCATTAAAGTAAAATAATCTTTGTCCATAAGAATTCTTCTTTTCGAAGTCATATCAATATCCGAAAATTCATATTGTTCCGGTCTTCTTTCCAAAGTAAAATCTTTGAAAGCAAAAGAATTGCTATAATTCATCTTCGATTGATAATTAGCGTCACTGGCATCACCATCAAACATTGCTTCACAAATATCCACGCCATCAGCTGCTAAAGCAATATCAAAACTATCCGTTGCGGAACACATTGCAAACATAAATCCACCGCCAATCACAAAGTCTCTAATTTTTTTTGCAACAGCTCCCTTTTCTTGAGACACTTTTGAATAGCCTAATCTAGTTGCCAATGCTTCAGCATCTTTCTTTTGCTCAATGTACCAAGGCGCATTTTTATAAGCGCTATAAAATTTACCATATTGCCCCGTAAAATCTTCATGATGCAAGTGCAACCAGTCATAAAGTAGTAATTGATCACTTAATACTTCTTCATCATAAATAGGTGTAAAAGGAATTTCGGCATAAGTCAAAACTAATGTTACTGCGTCATCCCAAGGCTGTTTTCCTTTTGGGGTATAAACCGCTATTTTTGGTGCTTTTTCTAACACTACCGTTTCCATATTTTGAGAAGGACTCGAAATTTCATCCAGAATTTTGGCTTCCTCACTATCCGAAAGGATTTCAAAACTCACCCCCCGAATCTGGCATTCTTTGCGTATTTCTTCGGCATCGGGGAGTAAAAAAGAACCACCTCGATAATTGAGCAACCAACTTGCCTTGTAGTTTTTATCCAAACACCAATAGGTAATCCCGTAGGCTTTCAAATGATTTTGCTGTGTGGTTTCATCCATTGGCAACAAAATAAAAGAAGCTCTGACCGAAAAGGAAATAAAAAGTACTAGAACATAGAGTGAATTACTGAAAGACATTACCGTTTTTATTTCAAAGATAATAGTTTTTAGGCGATGAAAATCATAAAAAAATCCGCTATAAAAGCGGATTTAAATTTATATTTTAGAACGGTACATCACTGTCGTCGTCGGGGTCATTCAAGTTACTTCCAAAAGCGTCATTAGCAGATGGTAGGTTTTTAGTAATAAAAGGATTATCATCTTGATTCATACTAGATGGCAAATCATCATAACCGCCACTATAATCTTCCAGATTATCAAATTTACCCAAGTGTCCAATAAATTTTAACCGAACGTTTTCGATACTACCATTACGGTGTTTTGCTATCATTATTTCCGCCTGACCTGCAGTTGGTGAAGCTTCATCATCATCCCATTCATCAATTTTATAATATTCAGGACGGTATAAAAACGATACAATATCGGCATCTTGCTCAATCGCACCCGATTCACGAAGGTCAGAAAGCAATGGTCTTTTACTGGAACCACGTGTTTCCACCGCACGAGATAGTTGAGAAAGCGCAATTACAGGAACATTCAATTCCTTTGCCAATGCTTTTAAATTTCGGGAAATCGTAGAAATCTCCTGCTCTCTATTTCCTCCACCTTTTCCGTTTCCACCGGCTGTCATCAATTGCAAATAATCAACAATGATTATTCGGATACCATGTTGTGAAACTAAACGTCTCGCTTTTGCTCTTAAATCAAAAATAGAAAGTGATGGCGTATCATCAATAAATAATGGAGCTTTTTCTAAATTTTTAACTTTGGTACTTAATTGTTCCCATTCGTGTTTTTCCAGTTTTCCAGTACGTAATTTCTCCGATGACAAACCTGTTTCAGATGAAATCAAACGAGTGATCAACTGAACCGATGCCATCTCCAAAGAAAATAAAGCAACCGGCATTCCAAAATCAATTGCCATATTTCGTGCCATCGACAATACAAATGCGGTCTTACCCATTGCTGGCCTTGCCGCTATAATAATTAAATCACTTGGTTGCCAACCTGAAGTAATCTTATCTAATTTATCAAAACCTGTTGCTACACCACTCAATCCTTCCTGACCGGCAATTTCCTCAATTCGTTTTTTGGCTTGTAACACTAAACTCTGAGCCGTTTCAGAACTACGTTTTATATTTCCTTGAGTTACTTCGTATAATTTGGATTCGGCTCTATCCAATAAATCAAAAACATCTGTAGTTTCATCGTATGATTCTTCAATGATTTCTGTAGAAATTCGAATCAAACTGCGTTGAATAAATTTTTGAAGAATAATCCTGGAATGAAATTCAATGTGTGCCGAAGACGAAATCTTTTGCGTAAGCTGAATAAGGTAAAAATCTCCTCCAGCCAACTCTAATTTTGCATTTTTCTTGAGCTGGGCAGAAACGGTTAATAAGTCAATAGGCTGCGTTTCTGTAAACAGTTGAACGATAGCCTCAAAAATATGTTTGTGTGCATCTTTATAAAAAGCATCAGGTTGTAAAATGTCAATTACATCATCTACCCCTTTTTTATCAATCATCATGGCGCCAAGCACAGCCTCTTCTAAATCGAGAACCTGCGGTTGCAATTTTCCTTTTTCAAGGCTTATTATAGTAGTTTTATCAACCTTAACAGGATTAATATTTCTGAAGTTTTCCATAGAGCGAAAGTAACAAAAATTAAAAAAATATCGTTAGTGAGTTGTTACAAATAAATGTTCATAAGTAACTATTTTTTGTTTATAACCATAAAAAAATCCGAAACTGTAAGGCTTCGGATTAAATATCAATTTGTAAGATTTTACTCTTTATATTCGCCCATTTTACTGTATTTATCCATTCTTCTGGCAACTAATTCTTCTGTTGATAAGTCTTTCAATTCATTGAATCCTTTCATGATATATTGCTCAACCGTTTTGAAAGCAGTTTCTCTATCGTAATGCGCTCCACCTAATGGTTCAGGGATAATATCATCAACTAATTTTTGTTTCTTCATGTCGGCTGAAGTCAATTTCAATGCTTCGGCAGCTTGTTCTTTATATTCCCAGCTTTTCCATAAAATAGAAGAACATGATTCAGGAGATATAACAGAATACCAAGTGTTTTCCATCATGTATACTTTATCTCCCACACCTATTCCTAATGCTCCACCAGAAGCTCCTTCACCTACAATAACTGTGATGATTGGCACTTTTAGACATATCATTTCAAAGATATTTCTGGCAATAGCCTCACCTTGTCCGCGTTCTTCGGCTTCTAATCCTGGATAAGCACCCGGTGTGTCAATTAATGTTAAAACAGGAATACCAAACTTCTCTGCCATTTTCATCAATCGCAACGCTTTTCTATATCCTTCAGGGTTTGGCATTCCAAAATTACGAAATTGTCGTGTCTTAGTATTAAACCCTTTTTGTTGACCCACAATCATAAAAGATTGCCCATCAATTTTTCCTAAACCACCAATCATGGCTTTATCATCTTTAAAACCCCTGTCGCCAAAAAGTTCTAGAAAGGTTTCGCCGCATAGCGCTCGTACATGATCCATTGTATAAGGACGACTTGGATGTCTTGACAGCTGTACACGTTGCCAAGCAGTCAAATTTTTATAAATATGCCTTTTAGTTTCTTCTAGCTTTTTGTTGATTTGTTTGCAAGTATTCGTTACATCAACATCTGATTCCTGACCAATAACAACACATTTATCTAACTGTTCTTCTAGTTCTTTTATAGGAAGCTCAAAATCTAAATATTCCATAGGATTTCTGCGTTTTTGTTTTTAATTCGAACCGCAAATATAAAATTTTAAATCGTTCAAATAGGTAAATTTTATATTTATGTCTTAAACTGCACATTCTAAATTACGAAAATCATTTTATAAACGAAGAGAAACCTGCATTTATTTTCTATTTAAACAATGACAATCAAATCCTTACAAATGCATTATAATTTATTTTTGAAATAAAAATAGGATAAAACCAAATCAGACAATTTGAGTTTTAAACTCTTTAGTTACTTCTTTCCTGTTGCTAATTCTTTTCTCGATTTATAAGCTTTCAAATATTCTCCTTTTGGAGTTCCGTCATCAAAAGAGCTATATTTTAATATTGTCCGTACTCCTTTACGTGCATCTTCATTCGTGAAATTTTCATATTCAATTCTATATAATGCTGAATACATTTCGGCACGACCGATGCCATGATAGCAATGAATCAAGACCGGATAATTGTCTTTATTGTCCATTATTTTGAAAAAAAGGTCTAAATTTTCTTGTTTTGGAACCTGATCTGATCCATTATTGAAATAATTCACTCCTTTTATTTTGGCTACCGCAACTTGCTCTGCCGTAAGTTCAGCAGGAATCTCAGGATTATTCTTTAAATCTGCAGTTCCTGGAAAACGCAAATCGACAATCGATTTTATATGGTATTTCTTAACATAACTTTCTATTTCATCTGGAGGAATCACTCCTGATTTGTACACTTTTCCTTCTGTAATCGTTTCAAAATTGTGGTTGATGTTCATGTCATAAATATATTTCCCCACTAATATTAAAACAATTGTCAGGATTGAAAATCCAATTA contains:
- the dnaB gene encoding replicative DNA helicase, which encodes MENFRNINPVKVDKTTIISLEKGKLQPQVLDLEEAVLGAMMIDKKGVDDVIDILQPDAFYKDAHKHIFEAIVQLFTETQPIDLLTVSAQLKKNAKLELAGGDFYLIQLTQKISSSAHIEFHSRIILQKFIQRSLIRISTEIIEESYDETTDVFDLLDRAESKLYEVTQGNIKRSSETAQSLVLQAKKRIEEIAGQEGLSGVATGFDKLDKITSGWQPSDLIIIAARPAMGKTAFVLSMARNMAIDFGMPVALFSLEMASVQLITRLISSETGLSSEKLRTGKLEKHEWEQLSTKVKNLEKAPLFIDDTPSLSIFDLRAKARRLVSQHGIRIIIVDYLQLMTAGGNGKGGGNREQEISTISRNLKALAKELNVPVIALSQLSRAVETRGSSKRPLLSDLRESGAIEQDADIVSFLYRPEYYKIDEWDDDEASPTAGQAEIMIAKHRNGSIENVRLKFIGHLGKFDNLEDYSGGYDDLPSSMNQDDNPFITKNLPSANDAFGSNLNDPDDDSDVPF
- a CDS encoding dual specificity protein phosphatase family protein, which translates into the protein MKKNKKIIGFSILTIVLILVGKYIYDMNINHNFETITEGKVYKSGVIPPDEIESYVKKYHIKSIVDLRFPGTADLKNNPEIPAELTAEQVAVAKIKGVNYFNNGSDQVPKQENLDLFFKIMDNKDNYPVLIHCYHGIGRAEMYSALYRIEYENFTNEDARKGVRTILKYSSFDDGTPKGEYLKAYKSRKELATGKK
- a CDS encoding acetyl-CoA carboxylase carboxyltransferase subunit alpha translates to MEYLDFELPIKELEEQLDKCVVIGQESDVDVTNTCKQINKKLEETKRHIYKNLTAWQRVQLSRHPSRPYTMDHVRALCGETFLELFGDRGFKDDKAMIGGLGKIDGQSFMIVGQQKGFNTKTRQFRNFGMPNPEGYRKALRLMKMAEKFGIPVLTLIDTPGAYPGLEAEERGQGEAIARNIFEMICLKVPIITVIVGEGASGGALGIGVGDKVYMMENTWYSVISPESCSSILWKSWEYKEQAAEALKLTSADMKKQKLVDDIIPEPLGGAHYDRETAFKTVEQYIMKGFNELKDLSTEELVARRMDKYSKMGEYKE